A single region of the Brachypodium distachyon strain Bd21 chromosome 3, Brachypodium_distachyon_v3.0, whole genome shotgun sequence genome encodes:
- the LOC100835744 gene encoding probable cinnamyl alcohol dehydrogenase 5, translated as MAPTAAEQGGHPQHTKKAVGLAARDASGHLSPLAITRRSTGDDDVAIKILYCGICHSDLHSIRNEWANATYPMIPGHEIAGEVTEVGKNVTKFKAGDRVGVGCMVNSCQSCESCDVGFENQCPGMIFTYNSTDRDGTCTYGGYSSAVVVHERFVVRFPDAMPLDKGAPLLCAGITVYSPMKYHGLNVPGLHLGVLGLGGLGHVAVKFGKAFGMKVTVISSSPGKKEEALGLLGADAFVVSKDPEEMKAAMGTMDGIINTVSANVPMAPLFGLLKPNGKMIMVGLPDKPIEVPAFALVAKNKTLAGSCIGGMADTQEMLDIAAKHGVTAEIEVVGADYVNTALERLVKADVRYRFVIDIANTLDKVAGAAAE; from the exons GAGCACTGGGGACGATGACGTGGCGATAAAGATCCTGTACTGCGGGATCTGCCACTCGGACCTGCACAGCATCAGGAACGAGTGGGCGAACGCCACGTACCCGATGATCCCAGGGCACGagatcgccggcgaggtgaCAGAGGTGGGCAAGAACGTGACCAAGTTCAAGGCCGGCGACCGCGTGGGCGTCGGGTGCATGGTGAACTCATGCCAATCATGCGAGAGCTGCGACGTCGGCTTCGAGAACCAGTGCCCGGGCATGATCTTCACCTACAACTCCACGGACCGCGACGGCACCTGCACCTACGGCGGCTACTCGAGCGCCGTGGTGGTGCACGAGCGGTTCGTGGTCCGGTTTCCCGACGCCATGCCGCTGGACAAGGGAGCGCCGCTGCTGTGCGCCGGCATCACCGTGTACAGCCCCATGAAGTACCACGGCCTCAACGTGCCCGGGCTGCACCTGGGGGTCCTGGGCCTCGGCGGGCTCGGCCACGTGGCGGTCAAGTTCGGCAAGGCGTTCGGGATGAAGGTGACCGTGATCAGCTCGTCGCCcgggaagaaggaggaggcccTCGGGCTGCTCGGCGCCGACGCCTTCGTCGTCAGCAAAGACCCCGAAGAGATGAAG GCAGCGATGGGCACCATGGATGGCATCATCAACACGGTGTCTGCAAACGTTCCCATGGCCCCTCTGTTTGGGCTGCTGAAGCCCAACGGCAAGATGATCATGGTCGGCCTCCCTGACAAGCCCATCGAGGTCCCTGCCTTCGCCCTCGTTGCTA AGAACAAGACCCTGGCCGGGAGctgcatcggcggcatggcCGACACGCAGGAGATGCTGGACATTGCGGCGAAGCACGGCGTGACGGCGGAGATCGAGGTGGTGGGAGCGGACTACGTGAACACGGCCCTGGAGCGTCTCGTCAAGGCCGACGTTAGGTACCGCTTCGTCATCGACATCGCCAACACCCTCGACAaggtcgccggagccgccgcagAGTGA